From one Bacillus sp. FJAT-42376 genomic stretch:
- a CDS encoding UvrB/UvrC motif-containing protein, whose product MICQECHERPATFHFTKVINGEKAEVHICEHCAKENSNMMVFGSDGGFSINSLLSGLLNFETKLGKSDTSSMYRSEEVLQCPRCRMTFREFGKAGRFGCPDCYRTFKSEITPILRKVHSGNTVHGGKIPKRIGGSIHLQKRMEELKKQMQHHIAQEEFEKAAELRDEIKDIVREMNSDRGEEA is encoded by the coding sequence TTGATTTGTCAGGAATGCCATGAAAGACCGGCTACGTTTCACTTTACGAAAGTAATTAATGGTGAAAAAGCAGAAGTTCATATTTGCGAACATTGTGCGAAAGAGAATAGTAATATGATGGTATTTGGAAGTGATGGAGGTTTTTCAATTAACTCCCTTTTATCAGGACTGCTTAATTTTGAAACGAAGCTCGGCAAGTCGGATACATCCTCCATGTACCGGTCAGAAGAAGTTCTCCAGTGTCCGCGCTGCCGTATGACCTTCAGGGAATTCGGCAAGGCAGGCAGATTCGGATGCCCTGACTGCTATCGGACTTTCAAAAGTGAAATAACACCTATTTTAAGAAAAGTTCACAGCGGCAACACTGTTCATGGAGGCAAAATTCCGAAGCGCATTGGAGGAAGTATTCATCTCCAAAAAAGAATGGAAGAACTGAAAAAACAAATGCAGCATCACATTGCCCAGGAAGAGTTTGAAAAAGCGGCGGAACTCAGAGATGAAATCAAAGATATTGTCAGAGAAATGAATTCTGATCGAGGGGAGGAAGCTTAA
- a CDS encoding protein arginine kinase, with product MSLQDFMNNAMSAWMSQEGPDSDIVLSSRVRLARNIEQFRFPTLASEEEFQQILSMFEERFSEQSFPDIGSFVLLKMSELEPVQKRVLVEKHLISPSLADHSSYAGCLLSVNEEVSIMVNEEDHIRIQCLFPGLQVREALEVAGKLDDWIENEIDYAFDENRGYLTSCPTNVGTGMRASVMMHLPALALTKQMNRIVPAINQLGLVVRGIYGEGSEALGNLFQISNQITLGKSEEDIAEDLLSVVQQLIAQERSAREAVLSTKKILLEDRIYRSYGVLSNSRIIESKETAQCLSDVRLGIDLGLIQNVSRNILNELMILTQPGFLQVYSGEALNPEERDIRRAALIRERLKMEIDGG from the coding sequence ATGTCATTGCAGGATTTTATGAACAATGCAATGAGTGCCTGGATGAGTCAGGAAGGACCGGACTCAGACATCGTTCTGAGCAGCAGAGTCAGGCTGGCGCGGAATATTGAACAGTTCCGTTTTCCGACACTGGCATCAGAGGAAGAATTTCAGCAAATTCTCTCGATGTTTGAAGAGCGTTTCTCAGAGCAGTCTTTCCCCGATATCGGATCATTTGTCCTGCTGAAGATGAGCGAATTGGAACCTGTACAGAAAAGGGTGCTTGTTGAAAAGCATTTGATCAGTCCAAGTCTTGCCGACCATTCCTCCTACGCAGGCTGCCTGCTTTCCGTAAATGAGGAAGTCAGCATCATGGTGAATGAAGAGGACCACATTCGAATACAATGTTTATTCCCGGGTCTTCAAGTCAGAGAGGCTCTTGAAGTGGCAGGCAAGCTGGATGACTGGATAGAAAACGAGATTGATTATGCGTTTGATGAGAATAGAGGATATCTGACAAGCTGTCCCACCAATGTAGGGACGGGAATGAGAGCATCCGTCATGATGCATCTTCCCGCTCTTGCTTTAACAAAGCAAATGAACCGGATTGTGCCGGCAATTAACCAGCTTGGTCTGGTTGTTAGAGGAATTTACGGGGAAGGCAGCGAAGCTTTAGGTAATCTGTTTCAAATTTCAAACCAGATCACTCTTGGCAAGTCAGAAGAGGATATTGCCGAAGATCTTCTCAGTGTTGTACAGCAATTGATTGCCCAGGAACGGTCCGCCAGAGAAGCGGTATTAAGCACAAAGAAAATCCTGCTTGAGGACCGGATTTACAGGTCATACGGAGTTTTATCAAACAGCCGGATTATCGAATCAAAAGAAACGGCGCAATGTTTATCAGATGTCAGACTGGGAATTGATTTAGGACTGATACAAAACGTTTCCAGAAATATATTAAATGAATTGATGATTTTGACTCAGCCGGGCTTTCTTCAGGTGTATTCGGGAGAAGCGCTGAACCCGGAGGAGAGGGATATACGCAGAGCTGCACTAATTCGTGAACGCTTAAAAATGGAGATAGATGGAGGCTGA
- a CDS encoding CtsR family transcriptional regulator, with amino-acid sequence MRNISDIIEQYLKQVLDMSEEEIVELKRSEIADKFQCVPSQINYVINTRFTAERGYVVESKRGGGGYIRIIKVQSNDDAHLLDQILDLAGDRIPQASAEDIIMRLAAEQVISAREAKIMLSVMDRSVLYVDLPLRDELRSRMLKAMLTSLKYK; translated from the coding sequence ATGAGAAACATTTCGGATATTATCGAGCAGTATTTGAAGCAGGTTCTCGATATGAGTGAAGAAGAGATCGTCGAGCTGAAGAGAAGCGAGATTGCCGATAAGTTCCAGTGTGTACCCTCTCAAATTAACTATGTTATTAATACACGATTCACGGCTGAACGGGGTTATGTGGTGGAAAGCAAGCGGGGCGGAGGCGGCTACATTCGCATTATCAAAGTTCAATCAAACGATGATGCCCACCTTCTGGATCAAATTTTAGACCTTGCAGGTGACCGGATACCGCAGGCTTCTGCAGAAGATATTATTATGAGACTCGCAGCAGAGCAGGTTATTTCAGCCCGTGAGGCTAAAATTATGCTGAGTGTAATGGATCGCTCCGTGCTTTATGTGGATCTGCCTTTAAGAGATGAATTAAGATCCAGAATGCTGAAAGCAATGCTGACGTCCCTTAAATATAAATAA